The segment CCGAACATGCGCTCTCGGAAGGTGGCAGCGCCACCGCCGCAGCATATGTTGAATGCGCCGTCGGCGAGCGCGTCCTCTGGGGCGTCGGCATCGATCCCAACACGAGCACCGCTGCGCTCAAGGCAGTCATCTCTGCCGTCAACCGCGCCATCAGGGCCGTCCGGGCATAACCAGTGTGCTGTGCGGCGCCGTCAACACGGCGCCGCACAGCACGGCCGGTCCCGAGAACGGCCGGTGTGGTGCGAAGATTAACTGTGGCCAATCCTTCGTTTGCAGCGCGATCCTATCGGGACGATGCCGTAGTGCTGCGTACTCACAAGCTGGGCGAAGCGGACCGCATCATCACCCTGCTGACGAAGCACCACGGCCAAGTAAGGGCCGTTGCCAAGGGCGTGCGGCGTACCTCCAGCCGCTTCGGTGCCCGGCTGGAGCCCTTCATGGTGGCAGACCTGCAACTTATCTCCGGCCGAAACCTGGACATTGTCACCCAGGCTGTTGCCAAAGGAGCCTATGGAAGCTCCATCGCCGCCGACTACTCCCGGTATACCGTGGCTGCGGTCATGACCGAAACGGCAGAGAAACTGACCGACGCCGACGTCGATTCGGGGACCGCCCAGTACAACTTGCTGGTGGGCGCTCTTGCCTCGCTGAGCCGTTCGGACCATCCGCCGGAACTCATTCTTGATTCATACCTCCTCCGTGCCCTGGCCACCGGCGGTTGGGCACCCAGTTTCACCAATTGCGCGCGCTGCGGGGCGGCTGGTCCACACACCGCTTTCTCCGCTCCCTTGGGCGGAATGATCTGTAGCAATTGCCGCCCGCCCGGTTCGCCGGCGCCCGCGCCCGCGACGGTGATCCTTTTGGCCGCCCTGCTGACGGGGGACTGGGCCACGGCCGATGGATCCGAAAGCGTTCACCGCCGCGAAGCGGCGGGTTTGGTGGCCAGCTACTTGCAATGGCATCTTGAACGAGCATTGAAGTCCCTCAAACATGTGGAGCGAAGCTGACAGTGGCACTGGGAAAAAAGAAGACAGCAACGGCACGGACAACCCCGGTAATGGCCCCTTACCACCATCCTTCAGGTGCCAGGCCTCCGGCGATTCCCGCCGAACTGATACCGCGCCACGTCGCCATCGTCATGGATGGCAACGGCCGTTGGGCAAACCAGCGCGGCCTGCCGCGCATCGAGGGCCACAAAGCCGGGGAGCCCGCCCTGCTCGATGTGATGGCCGGGGCGATCGAACTCGGCATCAAGTACGTCAGTGTCTATGCGTTCTCTACGGAAAACTGGCGCCGTTCGCCGGAAGAAGTGCGCTTCCTCATGGGATTTAACAAAGACGTGCTACGTCGGCAGCGCAACCAGCTCGACGAGTGGGGAGTGCGGATTCGCTGGGCGGGGCGACGGCCCCGGCTGTGGGGTTCCGTTATCAAGGAACTCGAGGAAGCCGAGGAGTACACACGCGGCAACGACACATGCACTTTGACCATGTGTGTTAACTACGGCGGCCGCGCCGAAATCGCCGATGCCGTGGCCGCTATTGCCCGGGATGTTGCCGACGGCCGCCTGAAACCCGGCTCTGTCACTGAGAAGACCATCCAGAAATATCTGGATGAACCGGATCTTCCCGATGTGGACCTGTTCCTGCGCAGCTCCGGTGAGCAGCGGCTCTCCAACTTCCTCCTGTGGCAATCTGCATACGCGGAGTTCGTCTTCATGGACACGTTGTGGCCGGACGTCGACCGCAGGACGTTGTGGGACGCCGTCGAAATCTACGCCAAACGGGACCGCCGCTACGGCGGTGCCGTTGACGCCGCGACCCACTGAGCACAGTCAGTCCGGATAGGAAGCCAACCAGATGGCGACGTCCCGGTAGGCCTGCTGGCGGACAGTGCGCCTTGACAGGAACACATCGTGAATGGCTCCCGGATAGCGGAACACTGCCGTCCGCCGGCCGAGGCCCAGTGCCCGGCGCGCAGTCTGTTCGACGTCGATGACGGCGTCGACGCGCATGAGTTCAGCGCTCCACTCGGCCTGGATCCGCGTACGGCCGGAAAGCAGCACCAGCACCGGAGCATCGATATTGAGTTTGCGCTCGACGGCGGCGTGTCCCGCCAGGACTGCTTTTGTCCAGCCTGCACGGATCGGGAAAGAAGCCCGGGGCCGCCATTCCGGATCGAGGGTCCATTCCCCGTGGGCCAGGTTGCTGACGCTTTCCCAATAGGCCGGCATCTCGGGGAAGCGGAAAGGCCGTTTGGGGTCGGTGCGCGCAAATGGTTCCACCACGTGCATCGCTATGCTGCGGATCAGGCTGCTCCCTTGAAGTTCCAGCCACGGCGAATTCAAGGTCAGCGTGGCAATGCGGCCGGGGTTCCTGTCAGCCCAAAGCGCAGCAATCAGGCCGCCCAGGGAATGTGCCAACAGGTGAACGGTGGGAATGTCCGTACTTCCGGTCCGCTCAGCAACGTCCTGTTGTATGGCAAGTAGGGCAGCGTCGAGGTCTTCGTCATAAACGGCCAAGTCGGTGGTGTAGCCGGGGGTCTGAGCTGGCCGCAGGCTCCGCCCGAACTTGCGTAAGTCAAGGGCATAGAAATGGAATCCCGAAGCACCCAGGAATTCGGCTAGTTCCGTCTGCAGGAAATAGTCGGCCCAGCCGTGCAGATACAGCACTACACGCGGCGGGCCCCCGGTGACGGGTACGTCGTGCCGGCGTCGGCGTCTGGTGAAAGCTGCCAGAGCATCCAGAAGCCCGTGTGGAACGGACTGGGTGGCCACCGGGCGGACGTGCCGGATGAGCGTTGCGCAAACCGGTCCTTCTTCATCGGGTGAGAGTTCAAGCTCAAAGGTTTCGAAACCAGGGCCTAAATAGTCTTGTTGCCAAACAGGCAACCCCAGCTCCGTGGTCATGGCACGTCCCCCGTCCCGCCACGCTCGAGTCCGGCCGGAGGTTCCGGCTGCGGTCCACTGGAAATGTATCCGTGAATCCATCGTGCGAGCCTCGCGTAGGCATCGGCGCGCACCGGACCGGCGGACAGGAACACATCATGGAGTCCGCCATCGACTCGTTCCAAGGTGACGGTCCGGCCAAGGGTCATGGCACGGACGGCCATGGTGTTGACGTCCAATACTGCGTCGGAATGACGCATGGACTCCTGCCAGACCATGCCATTGGCACTTGCACCGGAGATCAGCACCAGGATCGGAATGTCTATTCCAAGTCCCCGGGCCACCCTCGTGTGGCCACTGAGTACTGCGCTGAGCCATCCGGCCCGCATGGGGAATGCCAAGGGCGGCCGGTACTTGTCGTCGAGGAGCCATTCGCCCTCCGCCGAGCTGCTGATGCTGCGGTAGTAGAAGCCTCGCTCGGGCAGGCGCAGGATGGTCTTCGGGCGGAACCGTGCGAGCGGTTTCACCATGGTCTGGGCTGCACGGCGGACCATGGAACTTCCGTGCATTTCAAGCCATGGGCTATTGAGGACGAGGAACTGGACAGCACCGGGATGCCTGCTGACCCACAGCGCCGCCACAAGGCCACCGGTGGAATGCCCCATGAGTGTCAACGGACCAGGCGCCTCCCCGAGAGGATCGCAGGCACGGATCATCTCTATGGTTTTGCTGATTTCGGCGTCATAGTCGTCCAAGTGCTCTACGTAACCGCCAGGCGTTTCTGCCTGCAGGCTGCGGCCGTGGTTGTGCATGTCCAGCGCGTAGAACCGGAAGCCCTGTCCCGTCCAAAACTGCGCCAGGGCGACGTTGAAGAAATAGTCGCTCCAGCCGTGGAGGAACAGTACGGAACCATTGGCAGCCCGCGGGCGGGAACCGCCCGCGGCTTGGTGCGGGACATGACGGACCAAGGTCGCACGCCGGAGCACTCCGTCGGGTCCAGCCGCCTCGAACGCGCAACTTTCAAAGTCCGCACCGAGGATGTCGGTCTGCCATTCCATGGGATCAGCTTAGACACTCGCCGCGGCATCATGCCCGGCTGCGCGTCCAGAGAACAGGCAGCCGCCCAGGAAGGTTCCTTCCAATGCCCGATAGCCATGAACTCCTCCACCGCCGAAGCCCGCTGCCTCGCCCGCCGCGTACAAACCCGGGACTGGAACTCCGGAACCGTCCAGGACCTGTGAATGCAGGTCCGTCTGGAGTCCGCCGAGGCTCTTGCGTGTGAGCACGGAGAGCCGAACTGCGAGGAGCGGACCGTGCTTCGGATCGGTGAGGCGGTGCGGAGGGGCCACTCGCATGATCTTGTCGGTCGCGAAGCGCCGGGCCGCACGGATGGCACCGAGCTGCGGATCCTTGCCCAGCCGGCTTGCCACTTGCAGGTCCCGGTCCCGGATGAGCGACGCGAGCTGACAGGGATCTATCAGCGCCGTACCGGTCAAAGAGTTCATTTTCGACGCCAGTTCCACGGCAGTAGCGGCCTGCAGGAAATCCACGCCACGGTCCAGAAACACGCTTAGAGGCGACTCGCTGCGGGGGTTGAGCCGCGAAGCCAAGAGGCTGAGGTCCTTGCCCGTGAGGTCCGGGTTCTGTTCCGAGCCCGACAGGGCGAATTCCTTCAAGGCGATGGCGCGGTTGCACACGAACCACGAATGTCCGTGTCCACTCGCCTGGATATGTCTGAGCGCACCAAGCGAGTCGAACCCTGGAAACAGCGGCGCTGGCAGTTGCCGTCCCTCCGCGTCAATCCAGAGCGACGACGGTCCTGGCAGGATCCGAATGCCATGCAAGGGCCAGACGGGGGAGTGGTTGCGGATGCCTTCGGGATAGTGCCACATGCGGTCGCCATTGATGAGCCTTCCGCCGGAGGCTGCCGCCGCAGCCAGGAAGTCACCGTCGACGGATGCAGGCACGCCGCTCAGCATGTGCTCCGGCGCTGCAGCATCCGGCCATTGCTTCCGCACCGTTGCATGGTTTCCGCCGATTCCACCTGTCGTGACGATGATGGCGCCCCCGGTCGCCTCAAAGCTTCCGACGACGATCCTCGAGGACGATTCACCGCGTCCGGATCCGGACGGCTGAAGAACGTCGCCGCTGACCCCGGTGACGTGGCCCGTCGTCGTCGTGATTTCCGTGGCGCGATGCCGGAAGTGGAGCGATACCCTGCCGTTCGTTACGCCTTCTTGCACCTTCGCGAGGAAGGGTTCCACGATTCCCGGGCCCGTGCCCCACGTCACGTGGAACCGCGGGACTGTATTTCCGTGGCCCTGCGGCCCATAGCCGCCACGCTCGGCCCACTGCACCAGTGGAAAGAACCGCACACCCAACGCGCTCAGCCATCGTCGCTTCTCGCCGGCGGCAAAGTCGACGTACGCTTTTGCCCAACGCTTGGCCCAGGTATCCTCCGGTCTGTCGAAGGCCGCGGACGCCAACCAGTCGCCTAAGGCAAGCTCAGCGCTGTCCCGCACGCCCAATCTGCGCTGTTCGGGGGAGTTGACCAGGAACAATCCGCCGAAAGACCAGTGTGCCTGGCCACCCACTGAAGCAGCGGGTTCCTGGTCGAGGACAGCAACCCGTTTGCCGTCCGCGTAGGCCTGCGCGGCGGCGACCAGTCCTGATAGTCCCGCACCAATGACGACGACATCGGCTTCGATGATTGCCTTGGAGTGAACTCCATCACGCGGATTGCTCGGCATTCGTACATGCTACCGCCCGGTAACCGCTCCGGTTTGGTAGGAGCCCCGTAAACCGGAAAACTAGGGACATGCGCGTTTACCCCACCTTCTTCAAGTTGGCCTTCTCCTGGATGGATGCCGAAAAAGCCCACAAGATCGGCTTCGAGGCGATCCGCTGTGCACACCTTTCAGGAGTGGGGCGCGTTCTGGCCAAATTGACGGCACCCCACCCCTCGCTGCGCACGGAGGCTTTCGGCCTTACCTTCCCTTCGCCGTTCGGCCTTGCTGCCGGCTTCGACAAGGAGGGACACTGCATCGAAGCCCTCGCCGAGCTGGGCTTCGGCCACGTGGAAGTGGGCACCATCACGGGCCAGGCGCAGCCTGGCAACGAGAAGCCCAGGCTCTTCCGCCTCATTGAAGACAAAGCCGTGATTAACCGCATGGGTTTCAACAACGACGGCGCGGCGGCCGTCGCGCCCCGGCTCAAGGCTGCGCGGGCGGCACTGCAGCGAACTCATGCCGGCGTTCGTCCCGTGATCGGCGTCAACATCGGCAAGACCAAGGTTGTTGAACTCGACAATGCCGTTGATGACTACTTGGTCAGTGCCCGAACCTTGGCACCGGCCGCCGACTACCTTGTGGTCAACGTCAGCTCACCGAACACTCCCGGACTCCGCCTGCTCCAGAACGTCGAGACCTTGCGTCCTCTGCTGCGTGCTGTCGGGGAGGCCGCCGACGCGGCGGCCGGCCGGCATGTACCCCTTCTGGTGAAGATCGCTCCCGATCTGAGTGACGAAGACATCGACGACGTCGCCCGCCTCGCCATGGACCTCAAGCTCGATGGCATCATCGCCACCAACACCACTATTGGCCGGGAAGGCCTTGTGTCCGGGCCGGGCAAAGTGGAAGCCTGCGGCGCGGGGGGACTCTCCGGTGCTCCACTCAAGCAGCGTTCGCTCGAGGTACTGCGCAGGCTCAAAGCAGCGGTAGGCGATGAGTTGGTGCTTGTGGCTGTCGGCGGAGTGCAGTCTGCCGATGATGTCCGGGAACGCCTCGACGCCGGTGCAACCCTGGTCCAGGGCTATACAGCATTCCTCTATGAGGGTCCGTTCTGGGCTGCCGGAATCAACAGGGCCCTTGCGAAGCGACGTCGCTAGGCCGGGGCCCCGATCGCCGCGCATCACCACGTGCGGACAAGCAGAAAGACCCTGGAACGGTTGTTCCGGGGTCTTTCTGCTTCGACAGACTCTTGCCCTTTTCTATTGCCGGTCTTAGGAAGGAAACTGACCGCGCTGGACCTGCGGCTTGGGCAGCCGCAGCCGGCGGAATTGCAGGGAACGCATGCTGCCGTACCAGATGGTGCCGCGCTCCACCTCACCGAATTTCTGCGCCAAACCCTTGCGCAACTTACGAGAAAGGACGACGACGTCCGCGAAGACCGCAAGAAACATGACCCAGAAGCCGATCAAAACATAGCTGAGGACGTTGCTTCCCGTCGGAATGACGAAAGAGATCACCACGAACAGGAGTGCCCCGAACATTAGGTACTCACCCAGGCTGAAACGCGCGTCCACGTAGTCGCGGGCAAACCGCTTCTGCGGGCCTTTGTCGCGCAACGGCAGGTACTTTTCATTACCGGTATCCAGTGCCTGGCGCATCTTCTGGCGCTGATCCTGCACCGCGATACGCTCGGCGTCCTTGGAGGCCTTGCGGTCTGTCGGCACCAACGGGCGCTTGCGGGCTGCTTCCTGCTCTTTGCGCTTGGGCGTGGGTGCGCCCTTACCAGCACCTGCACCTTTCGCGGGGGCATCGGTGGCAAGCTGGTCTACTGAGTCTTGAGCGCTCGGCTCATCCTTTTTACGTCCAAACACCACTACAGAATACCCCGCAGCAACCGGCGGAAAGTCGACGTGTCGCGGGATCCCGTGAGTGACACCGCCACGGGCGCATGTGCGAGTTCCCCGGTACGGCTCCCGGCGGTAGTCTTTGGCCCATGACTTCAATGAATGCGGAGATCCCGCAGACCTTTTCCGGCGGTGTCAGCACGATCAATGTTGATGCGCTCAAGTCCTCCGTCGATGCCACTTTTGATGAAACCATGTCCCGATTGAAGGCGTTGGTTGCTATCCCGGGGATCGCCTGGCCAAGTTTCGACCCCGCGGAGCTGGAACGAAGCGCCGAGGCCGTTGCGGCCCTGGCACGTGAGTCGGGATTCTCCGACGTCCAGATCCTGCGCTGCGACAAGACCGATGGCACGCCCGGCGGCCCTGCGATCGTTGCACGCCGCGTGGCCGCGCCAGGAAAACCCACGGTCCTGCTCTACGCGCACCACGATGTGCAGCCGCCGGGCGACGTCAGCCTGTGGGAGACCGAACCCTTCGTGGCACAGGAACGCGACGGCCGCCTTTATGGCCGCGGCGCAGCCGACGACAAAGCCGGAATCATGGCCCACCTGGCTTCCTATGCAGCCGTAACCCAGGTGCTGGGAGATGATTTCGGCTTGGGGGTGACACTGTTCTTCGAGGGTGAGGAAGAAGCCGGCTCCCCGACTTTCCGCACTTTCCTCGAAACGCACAGGGACCTCCTTGAAGCGAACGTCATTGTCGTTGCCGACTCCAGTAATTGGAAAGTCGGTATTCCGGCCCTCACCACCAGCCTTCGCGGACTGGTGGATGGCACGTTCGAGGTGCGGGTCCTGGACCACGCCGTCCACTCGGGCATGTTCGGCGGGCCCGTCTTGGACGCACCGACCCTCTTGTCGCGGCTTATCGCCACACTGCACGACGACGACGGCAACGTCGCGATCGAGGGCTTGGTCGCCAAGGATGACGTCGTCGAGGACGTGGATGAGGAGCAGTACCGCGCGGATGCCTCGGTACTCGAAGGAGTGCGACTCGCCGGTAGTGGCAGTATCGCTTCGAGGCTTTGGACGAAGCCGGCCTTGTCCATCATCGGTATCGATGCTCCCGCCATCGACGTTGCGTCAAATACTTTGCTCCCGTCCGCGCGGGCAAAGTTCAGCCTGCGCTTGGCTCCCGGCCAGGATCCGGATGCCGCCATGGACGCAATGGGGAGGCACTTGGCGGCCCATGCTCCTTTCGGGGCCACGGTGACGTTCGTGCCGGGGGAGCGGGGCAACGCATTCTCCACCGACACCGGATCTGCCGCCGCCCGGATCGCCATGTGGGCGCTGGGCGAAGCCTGGGGCGTGCCGGCCGTTGAAATGGGGATCGGTGGATCCATACCGTTCATTGCGGATCTGACCGAAACCTATCCCGACGTCCAGATCCTCGTGACTGGTGTGGAGGACCCTGATTCCCGGGCCCACAGTGCTAACGAATCACTTCACATCGGTGATTTCCGAAATGCTGTCCTGGCTGAAGCGTTGATGCTGGCCCGCTTGAACACGGAAGGCCTCTGAGCCACGCGGACGATAGCGGGGAACAAGGTAATGGTCCCGGCGGTTACGTTAGAAGTTATAGCTATGAACCGGCTCGACGTAGCATGTAGCTATAGCCCGCACGTATTTGGGTAAGGGCAGGCAGCGCGAAAGTGCGGCCGCCAAGAGCATCATAAGAAGGTAGGCCAATGAGCACTGCAACCAACGAAAACAGCACCGGAGCGCAGCTCGCAAGCGCTGAGCTTCCTGAGCACGAGGTCAAGTTGACCGACGTCGCCGCAGGCAAGGTCCGGAGCCTTCTCGAACAAGAAGGTAGGACGGACCTGCGGCTCCGCGTCGCTGTCCAACCAGGCGGCTGCTCGGGTCTGATCTACCAGCTCTACTTCGACGAGCGCCTGCTCGACGGCGATGCCGTCCGTGACTACGACGGCGTCGAAGTGGTTGTCGACAAGATGAGCGTGCCTTACCTGAGCGGTGCCAGCATCGACTTTGAGGACACG is part of the Arthrobacter methylotrophus genome and harbors:
- a CDS encoding quinone-dependent dihydroorotate dehydrogenase — encoded protein: MRVYPTFFKLAFSWMDAEKAHKIGFEAIRCAHLSGVGRVLAKLTAPHPSLRTEAFGLTFPSPFGLAAGFDKEGHCIEALAELGFGHVEVGTITGQAQPGNEKPRLFRLIEDKAVINRMGFNNDGAAAVAPRLKAARAALQRTHAGVRPVIGVNIGKTKVVELDNAVDDYLVSARTLAPAADYLVVNVSSPNTPGLRLLQNVETLRPLLRAVGEAADAAAGRHVPLLVKIAPDLSDEDIDDVARLAMDLKLDGIIATNTTIGREGLVSGPGKVEACGAGGLSGAPLKQRSLEVLRRLKAAVGDELVLVAVGGVQSADDVRERLDAGATLVQGYTAFLYEGPFWAAGINRALAKRRR
- a CDS encoding HesB/IscA family protein encodes the protein MSTATNENSTGAQLASAELPEHEVKLTDVAAGKVRSLLEQEGRTDLRLRVAVQPGGCSGLIYQLYFDERLLDGDAVRDYDGVEVVVDKMSVPYLSGASIDFEDTISKQGFTIDNPNAGGSCACGDSFH
- the recO gene encoding DNA repair protein RecO, with the translated sequence MANPSFAARSYRDDAVVLRTHKLGEADRIITLLTKHHGQVRAVAKGVRRTSSRFGARLEPFMVADLQLISGRNLDIVTQAVAKGAYGSSIAADYSRYTVAAVMTETAEKLTDADVDSGTAQYNLLVGALASLSRSDHPPELILDSYLLRALATGGWAPSFTNCARCGAAGPHTAFSAPLGGMICSNCRPPGSPAPAPATVILLAALLTGDWATADGSESVHRREAAGLVASYLQWHLERALKSLKHVERS
- a CDS encoding FAD-binding dehydrogenase, which gives rise to MPSNPRDGVHSKAIIEADVVVIGAGLSGLVAAAQAYADGKRVAVLDQEPAASVGGQAHWSFGGLFLVNSPEQRRLGVRDSAELALGDWLASAAFDRPEDTWAKRWAKAYVDFAAGEKRRWLSALGVRFFPLVQWAERGGYGPQGHGNTVPRFHVTWGTGPGIVEPFLAKVQEGVTNGRVSLHFRHRATEITTTTGHVTGVSGDVLQPSGSGRGESSSRIVVGSFEATGGAIIVTTGGIGGNHATVRKQWPDAAAPEHMLSGVPASVDGDFLAAAAASGGRLINGDRMWHYPEGIRNHSPVWPLHGIRILPGPSSLWIDAEGRQLPAPLFPGFDSLGALRHIQASGHGHSWFVCNRAIALKEFALSGSEQNPDLTGKDLSLLASRLNPRSESPLSVFLDRGVDFLQAATAVELASKMNSLTGTALIDPCQLASLIRDRDLQVASRLGKDPQLGAIRAARRFATDKIMRVAPPHRLTDPKHGPLLAVRLSVLTRKSLGGLQTDLHSQVLDGSGVPVPGLYAAGEAAGFGGGGVHGYRALEGTFLGGCLFSGRAAGHDAAASV
- a CDS encoding alpha/beta hydrolase; translated protein: MEWQTDILGADFESCAFEAAGPDGVLRRATLVRHVPHQAAGGSRPRAANGSVLFLHGWSDYFFNVALAQFWTGQGFRFYALDMHNHGRSLQAETPGGYVEHLDDYDAEISKTIEMIRACDPLGEAPGPLTLMGHSTGGLVAALWVSRHPGAVQFLVLNSPWLEMHGSSMVRRAAQTMVKPLARFRPKTILRLPERGFYYRSISSSAEGEWLLDDKYRPPLAFPMRAGWLSAVLSGHTRVARGLGIDIPILVLISGASANGMVWQESMRHSDAVLDVNTMAVRAMTLGRTVTLERVDGGLHDVFLSAGPVRADAYARLARWIHGYISSGPQPEPPAGLERGGTGDVP
- a CDS encoding isoprenyl transferase → MALGKKKTATARTTPVMAPYHHPSGARPPAIPAELIPRHVAIVMDGNGRWANQRGLPRIEGHKAGEPALLDVMAGAIELGIKYVSVYAFSTENWRRSPEEVRFLMGFNKDVLRRQRNQLDEWGVRIRWAGRRPRLWGSVIKELEEAEEYTRGNDTCTLTMCVNYGGRAEIADAVAAIARDVADGRLKPGSVTEKTIQKYLDEPDLPDVDLFLRSSGEQRLSNFLLWQSAYAEFVFMDTLWPDVDRRTLWDAVEIYAKRDRRYGGAVDAATH
- a CDS encoding alpha/beta hydrolase — encoded protein: MTTELGLPVWQQDYLGPGFETFELELSPDEEGPVCATLIRHVRPVATQSVPHGLLDALAAFTRRRRRHDVPVTGGPPRVVLYLHGWADYFLQTELAEFLGASGFHFYALDLRKFGRSLRPAQTPGYTTDLAVYDEDLDAALLAIQQDVAERTGSTDIPTVHLLAHSLGGLIAALWADRNPGRIATLTLNSPWLELQGSSLIRSIAMHVVEPFARTDPKRPFRFPEMPAYWESVSNLAHGEWTLDPEWRPRASFPIRAGWTKAVLAGHAAVERKLNIDAPVLVLLSGRTRIQAEWSAELMRVDAVIDVEQTARRALGLGRRTAVFRYPGAIHDVFLSRRTVRQQAYRDVAIWLASYPD
- a CDS encoding dipeptidase, whose amino-acid sequence is MTSMNAEIPQTFSGGVSTINVDALKSSVDATFDETMSRLKALVAIPGIAWPSFDPAELERSAEAVAALARESGFSDVQILRCDKTDGTPGGPAIVARRVAAPGKPTVLLYAHHDVQPPGDVSLWETEPFVAQERDGRLYGRGAADDKAGIMAHLASYAAVTQVLGDDFGLGVTLFFEGEEEAGSPTFRTFLETHRDLLEANVIVVADSSNWKVGIPALTTSLRGLVDGTFEVRVLDHAVHSGMFGGPVLDAPTLLSRLIATLHDDDGNVAIEGLVAKDDVVEDVDEEQYRADASVLEGVRLAGSGSIASRLWTKPALSIIGIDAPAIDVASNTLLPSARAKFSLRLAPGQDPDAAMDAMGRHLAAHAPFGATVTFVPGERGNAFSTDTGSAAARIAMWALGEAWGVPAVEMGIGGSIPFIADLTETYPDVQILVTGVEDPDSRAHSANESLHIGDFRNAVLAEALMLARLNTEGL
- a CDS encoding DUF3043 domain-containing protein, whose product is MFGRKKDEPSAQDSVDQLATDAPAKGAGAGKGAPTPKRKEQEAARKRPLVPTDRKASKDAERIAVQDQRQKMRQALDTGNEKYLPLRDKGPQKRFARDYVDARFSLGEYLMFGALLFVVISFVIPTGSNVLSYVLIGFWVMFLAVFADVVVLSRKLRKGLAQKFGEVERGTIWYGSMRSLQFRRLRLPKPQVQRGQFPS